One window of the Plasmodium vivax chromosome 2, whole genome shotgun sequence genome contains the following:
- a CDS encoding hypothetical protein, conserved (encoded by transcript PVX_081445A) produces the protein MEVDFVSAQGRDARGLLFERGEEVGEHAGEETGAAAETAGEAAGEHAGEEAGAAEKPLPQSIILEGVEDCAERKPPSEADSPPRKVPICEKQQLGGGPNGADMRVVKIKVGESEKTEEGATCREESLHRGKNELPQLDEPHVERGNTLAGRHTNRSRHVTPNRHVTPSRQGERERINQLYRNSKSTNIKLYKRMYQSYLLLRKEQNELLAQNRRKEERNKKLKYEMNSLRGGSYYTNFFFKNDADNLLEDLASGISNIWKWMDMEGRRPPGKNAPGGEPHGGDACKRDGEAACERDGEPARERDGEAACQRDDEAAFQCDGEPLGEYARAQNEVPTGGSAAGGPSCGRGAAPSEDRPDDHPGGCEPKSDSPPGGAQPSGAQPSGEQPDGEQPDGEQPSGEDSSGVLPNGGRCPIANEHRTYTTSDVPMESSPHINEKETTPTMEGIPPLGRITQQATTHSGGPPKKVYFVKGGYKHPHRDDRNGVNLPPSYKSSSQDEKIEKKNSFLWEKESRPVKRGGVKYGQLHNRFAAQERSSTRVEKEPSSLASVECPKDNIIDYIKGRLSSGGRIPGKAVLPSDQSPPMGAHPSRIRPNDDPNKTAIKEGENLLFHICHCRENKYVPLNVGSFFVAPPKRTRPDEDFSLGPLRKCMGFIFRSEMHSSQGEMHIIQSEMHNGCSNAPPGGVPLANVTPNKCAPNEQKGAPPIGPSKGEETKKTRLVAKEVELKKGNKTERLEEGGERQSLKRGRSGRKRLLRVDRSGRPTGGGSSQNCHLKGGKYDAQEMDVGLGSKFGLVMRRKGSRRRGDSCGRRDPWGRLSFKVVPKKEEGEGEEISPPVVKVKTARLAPHAKGLPHHVRFVRIGRGCYHPRRSQHARRCLAEDPKGEKTQNGEKGQPIELPPNVCGNSGADEKADEGADAVTIGKGDNVVGGDTPEGNAATPLCSAITPEQQNTPLIHPNDGAPHGCPQRENGSSANLSSLKEALAKHVQSLDLPSRRIDSFEAESQDAVTIIGIQIKLREGHICFHLDGLSSIEESVRVWVKKNEQVLSSYVGGSESTAPTGSTASIAPIASTLKHYRVDVLTFMCVFLDALENCVEEFPFYLSLSLEEIFCVRGCAARGPGGEAPQKELHQREFHRKASAKGRGTKVTTRREDAKVV, from the coding sequence ATGGAAGTCGACTTTGTGAGCGCGCAGGGTCGGGACGCGCGGGGTCTTTTGTTCGAAAGGGGTGAAGAGGTGGGTGAACATGCAGGAGAAGAAACGGGTGCGGCGGCGGAAACggcaggtgaagcggcgggTGAACATGCGGGAGAAGAAGCGGGTGCGGCGGAAAAACCGCTACCCCAATCGATCATACTGGAAGGGGTAGAAGACTGCGCGGAGAGGAAGCCCCCCAGCGAAGCGGACTCCCCCCCAAGGAAGGTGCCAATTTGCGAGAAACAACAACTGGGGGGAGGCCCAAACGGTGCTGACATGAGggtagtaaaaataaaagttggAGAGAGCGAAAAGACAGAGGAGGGAGCAACGTGCAGGGAGGAGAGTCTACACAGAGGAAAGAACGAATTGCCACAATTGGATGAGCCTCACGTGGAGAGGGGAAACACCCTTGCGGGAAGGCACACGAATCGGAGCAGACACGTAACTCCAAACAGACACGTAACCCCAAGCAGACAAGGCGAAAGAGAAAGAATCAACCAGCTGTATAGGAACTCCAAAAGCacaaacataaaattatataagcGTATGTACCAGTCATATCTCCTCCTGCGGAAGGAACAGAACGAGCTGCTGGCTCAAAACAGgagaaaagaggaaagaaataaaaaattgaaatatgaAATGAATAGCCTAAGGGGCGGTAGctattatacaaattttttttttaaaaatgacgCAGACAATCTGTTGGAGGACCTCGCCTCAGGCATAAGCAACATTTGGAAGTGGATGGACATGGAGGGTAGGCGCCCCCCGGGGAAAAACGCGCCGGGAGGGGAACCTCATGGGGGGGATGCGTGCAAAAGGGATGGGGAGGCCGCTTGCGAAAGGGATGGTGAACCCGCTCGCGAAAGGGACGGAGAGGCCGCGTGCCAAAGGGATGACGAGGCCGCTTTCCAATGTGATGGAGAACCCCTGGGCGAATACGCCCGTGCTCAAAATGAAGTGCCAACGGGGGGCAGTGCGGCAGGTGGGCCTTCTTGTGGGAGGGGCGCTGCCCCGAGTGAGGACCGCCCGGATGACCACCCAGGAGGATGTGAACCGAAGAGTGAttcccccccaggtggaGCGCAGCCAAGTGGAGCGCAGCCAAGTGGAGAGCAGCCAGATGGAGAGCAGCCAGATGGAGAGCAGCCCAGTGGGGAAGACTCCAGTGGAGTACTACCCAATGGAGGGAGATGCCCCATTGCCAATGAACACAGGACCTACACAACCAGTGACGTTCCAATGGAAAGCTCACCTCACATTAATGAGAAGGAGACGACCCCAACGATGGAGGGAATCCCCCCTCTTGGGAGGATCACCCAACAAGCAACCACGCACAGTGGTggcccccccaaaaaggtCTATTTCGTAAAAGGGGGTTATAAACATCCCCATAGGGATGACAGAAACGGGGTTAACCTCCCCCCATCTTACAAGTCCTCTTCGCAAGAcgaaaaaatagagaaaaaaaattcgttccTTTGGGAGAAGGAGAGTCGGCCAGTGAAACGAGGGGGGGTGAAGTATGGCCAGCTGCACAACCGGTTTGCAGCACAGGAGAGGAGTTCCACACGAGTGGAGAAAGAACCAAGCTCATTAGCGTCTGTAGAATGCCCCAAGGATAATATAATTGATTACATTAAAGGGAGACTCTCCAGTGGGGGGAGGATTCCCGGGAAGGCGGTGCTACCAAGTGACCAAAGCCCACCGATGGGGGCCCACCCCAGTAGGATAAGACCCAACGATGATCCGAACAAGACGGCCATTAAGGAAGGGGAGAATCTTCTCTTTCACATTTGCCACTgtagggaaaataaatacgtGCCCCTGAACGtcggttccttttttgtggccCCTCCGAAGAGGACTCGCCCAGATGAGGACTTCAGCTTGGGGCCCCTGCGAAAGTGCATGGGCTTTATCTTCCGAAGTGAGATGCACAGCAGCCAAGGAGAGATGCACATCATCCAAAGTGAGATGCACAACGGATGTAGTAatgccccccctgggggtGTCCCGCTCGCAAATGTAACACCAAACAAGTGTGCGCCGAATGAGCAGAAGGGGGCACCCCCCATTGGACCGAGTAAGGGTGAGGAGACCAAAAAGACACGACTCGTCGCCAAGGAGgtggaattaaaaaaaggaaataaaacagAACGTTTGgaggaagggggagaaaggcAAAGTTTGAAAAGGGGGCGAAGTGGAAGGAAGCGCCTCCTAAGGGTAGACAGAAGTGGAAGGCCTACCGGAGGGGGGTCATCCCAAAACTGCCActtgaagggggggaaatacgATGCACAGGAAATGGACGTGGGTTTGGGCAGCAAGTTTGGCCTTGTAATGAGAAGAAAGGGATCGCGGCGGAGAGGGGACTCCTGTGGGAGAAGAGACCCCTGGGGGAGACTCAGTTTCAAAGTAGTTCctaagaaggaagaaggagaaggggaggagatttccccccccgtggtgAAGGTAAAGACAGCCAGGTTGGCTCCCCATGCGAAGGGTCTTCCACACCATGTGCGTTTTGTGCGAATCGGTCGAGGGTGCTACCATCCAAGGAGGAGCCAACATGCACGCAGATGTTTGGCGGAGgacccaaagggggagaaaacccaaaatggtgaaaagggCCAGCCCATCGAGTTACCTCCAAACGTATGCGGTAACTCTGGTGCAGATGAAAAGGCTGACGAAGGAGCTGACGCAGTGACCATCGGGAAGGGGGACAACGTGGTGGGAGGGGACACCCCGGAGGGGAATGCAGCTACCCCCTTATGCAGTGCGATCACCCCAGAGCAGCAGAATACCCCCTTAATACACCCCAATGATGGAGCACCACATGGGTGCCCCCAACGTGAAAACGGCTCATCGGCAAATCTCAGCTCTCTTAAGGAGGCACTGGCGAAGCATGTGCAGTCCCTCGACCTTCCCTCCAGACGGATTGACTCCTTTGAGGCAGAAAGCCAAGACGCAGTGACCATCATAGGCATACAAATCAAATTGAGAGAGGGACACATCTGCTTTCACCTGGACGGGCTAAGCAGCATCGAAGAGAGCGTTCGTGTGTGGGTAAAAAAGAACGAGCAGGTCCTGAGCAGTtacgtggggggaagcgagtCGACTGCTCCGACTGGGTCAACTGCATCCATTGCGCCCATTGCTTCCACTTTGAAACACTACCGCGTCGATGTGCTCACCTTCATGTGCGTCTTCCTGGACGCCCTGGAAAACTGCGTGGAGGAGTTCCCCTTCTACCTGTCCCTTTCGCTGGAGGAGATCTTCTGCGTGCGCGGGTGTGCAGCAAGGGGgccagggggagaagctccACAGAAGGAGTTACACCAGAGGGAGTTCCACCGAAAGGCGTCTGCAAAAGGTAGAGGCACCAAGGTAACCACACGAAGGGAGGACGCAAAGGTCGTATAA
- a CDS encoding hypothetical protein, conserved (encoded by transcript PVX_081450A), with amino-acid sequence MNDDVSNLLYEGINLIFEKWTVLRLAVTNNWGGPSSEEKKKKLIEYVHSYVFSASSPKHKLCDYLRDEMNTLFNVDIEDDSDIEVSDLILDLYSNLKKNNLDVIEKIKQIKESDLTHCKENNLVEEAYDSEEAESGSDFSEEEQSGSDYTAEDHSDGEQPNGE; translated from the exons ATGAACGATGACGTGTCGAATTTGCTCTACGAAGGGATTAATCTAATTTTTGAGAAGTG GACCGTTCTCCGTCTGGCCGTGACGAACAACTGGGGAGGGCCAAGTTcggaagagaagaaaaaaaaactaatcgAATATGTGCACAGCTACGTGTTCTCTG CTAGCAGCCCAAAACACAAGCTGTGCGACTACTTGAGGGACGAAATGAACACCCTGTTCAACGTAGACATTGAGGATGACAGTGAT ATCGAAGTCTCCGATTTGATATTGGACCTGTACAGCAACTtgaaaaagaacaacctAGACGttatagaaaaaatcaaACAGATAAAGGAGTCCGACTTGACGCACTGCAAGGAAAACAACTTGGTAGAGGAAGCCTACGATTCTGAGGAGGCCGAATCGGGGAGCGATTTTTCGGAGGAAGAGCAGTCAGGGAGTGACTACACAGCTGAGGACCATTCTGATGGAGAACAACCAAACGGTGAAtaa
- a CDS encoding calcium-transporting ATPase, putative (encoded by transcript PVX_081455A), producing MENVLRHAHVHGVEEVLRALEVDEARGLTKSQLAKRKELYGLNELEVETKKGILELILNQFEDLLVKILLLAAFISFALTLLDMQSHEVALCDFIEPLVIVMILILNAAVGVWQECNAEKSLEALKQLQPTKAKVLRDGKWEIIDSKYLTVGDIIELSVGNKTPADARIIKIFSTTIKVEQSMLTGESCSVDKYAERLDPTYKDCEIQLKKNILFSSTAIVAGRCIAVVTKIGMNTEIGQIQHAVIESTNEDTDTPLQIKIDAFGRQLSKIIFFICVTVWVINFKHFSDPIHGSFLYGCLYYFKISVALAVAAIPEGLPAVITTCLALGTRRMVKKNAIVRKLQSVETLGCTTVICSDKTGTLTTNQMTATVFHLFKEPTSLKEYQLCQKGETFFFYESCPAEEGHENDSFFNKLKREGRVSSQVASQASYEECGAVTSRGNRKHSSGRLSYGGRSGHPESGSGSGSGSDNYEEYPSGDETDQPLKQMHTNVNTIISRGSKILEDKIKKYAYSEHDYSFYMCMVNCNEANIFCNDRNEIVKVFGDSTELALLHFVHNFDIKPNAVRNNAMAAEYDRAASKGKAAKEGGKATSSGGGAISGDPSNGNTSSGDPPNGEEGGTHPSECISAWRNECQLIKIIEFTRERKLMSVIVENKKKDPILYCKGAPENIIKNCNYYLVKNEVKPLTEELKSLVYTRVKGMGKRALRTLSFAYRKMKKTDLNVTNAEGYFKLERDMIYLGGLGIIDPPRKYVGRAINLCHLAGIRVFMITGDNMDTAKAIAREINILRGDDMDEEADQPAASPNRRSGSGVSGGSGVDSVGSHNYKRKCCYSGREFEDFPLDVQKDILKNNQRIVFCRTEPKHKKQIVKILKDLGETVAMTGDGVNDAPALKSADIGISMGINGTEVAKEASDIVLADDNFNTIVEAIKEGRCIYNNMKAFIRYLISSNIGEVASIFLTALLGIPDSLAPVQLLWVNLVTDGLPATALGFNPPEHDVMKCKPRHKNDSLINGLTLLRYIVIGTYVGVATVSIFVYWYLFYPDLDGHTLVSFYQLSHYNQCKAWPDFQVNRVYAMSDDPCSYFSAGKLKASTLSLSVLVVIEMFNALNALSEYNSLFQIPPWRNMYLVLATIGSLLLHFMILYIPPLAKIFGVVALTPYDWLLVFMWSFPVIIIDEVIKFYAKRQLNRGLSPKQKID from the exons atGGAGAACGTCCTGCGGCACGCGCACGTGCACGGCGTGGAGGAGGTGCTGCGGGCGCTGGAGGTGGACGAGGCGAGGGGGCTGACGAAGAGCCAGCTAGCCAAGAGGAAGGAGCTGTACGGCCTGAACGAGCTAGAAGTGGAAACGAAGAAGGGAATCCTCGAGCTGATCCTAAACCAGTTTGAAGATCTCCTGGTGAAGATCCTCCTGTTGGCGGCCTTCATAAGTTTCGCCCTAACCCTGCTGGACATGCAGAGTCATGAGGTAGCTCTCTGCGATTTCATAGAACCGCTCGTCATCGTAATGATTCTAATTCTAAATGCAGCGGTGGGGGTATGGCAGGAGTGTAACGCAGAGAAATCGTTGGAGGCTCTGAAGCAGTTGCAACCGACGAAAGCGAAAGTGCTAAGAGATGGCAAGTGGGAAATAATCGACAGTAAGTACCTCACCGTGGGTGACATCATAGAGCTAAGTGTAGGAAACAAAACACCAGCAGATGCAAGGATTATTAAGATCTTTTCTACGACTATTAAGGTGGAGCAGAGCATGTTAACAGGAGAGTCATGTTCGGTTGATAAGTACGCAGAAAGGTTAGATCCCACTTATAAAGATTGCGaaattcaattaaaaaagaacattttgttttcttccaCTGCAATTGTGGCTGGTAGATGCATCGCTGTTGTAACCAAAATTGGTATGAACACAGAAATTGGGCAGATTCAACACGCAGTAATAGAATCCACAAATGAAGATACAGATACTCCTTTGCAAATCAAAATTGATGCCTTTGGAAGGCAATTgtctaaaattattttcttcatatgCGTCACTGTGTGGGTAATcaattttaaacatttctCTGATCCCATTCATGGGTCTTTTCTCTACGGATGTTTATACTACTTTAAAATTAGCGTCGCTCTGGCCGTGGCTGCCATCCCGGAGGGTCTCCCTGCTGTCATCACCACGTGCTTAGCTTTAGGTACCAGACGaatggtgaagaagaatGCCATTGTGAGGAAGCTCCAGAGTGTGGAGACCCTAGGATGCACCACCGTTATTTGCTCCGATAAAACGGGAACGCTCACGACCAACCAGATGACCGCAACGGTGTTTCACCTCTTTAAAGAGCCAACTTCCTTGAAAGAGTACCAGCTgtgccaaaagggggagacctTCTTCTTTTACGAGTCTTGCCCGGCGGAGGAGGGGCACGAGAATGACTCCTTCTTTAACAAGCTGAAGAGGGAAGGCCGCGTCTCCAGTCAGGTGGCGAGCCAGGCGTCCTACGAGGAGTGCGGCGCGGTCACCTCCAGGGGAAACAGGAAACACTCCAGTGGGCGCCTCTCGTACGGCGGAAGGAGCGGCCACCCGGAGAGCGGCAGTGGCAGCGGCAGTGGCAGCGATAACTATGAGGAGTACCCGTCGGGCGACGAAACCGACCAGCCGCTGAAGCAGATGCACACCAACGTCAACACCATCATCAGCAGGGGCAGCAAAATTCTGGAggacaaaataaagaagtaCGCCTATTCGGAGCACGACTACAGCTTCTACATGTGCATGGTCAATTGCAACGAAGCCAACATCTTTTGCAATGACCGGAACGAAATCGTCAAGGTCTTCGGGGACAGCACCGAGTTAGCCCTCCTCCACTTCGTGCACAACTTTGACATTAAGCCAAACGCGGTGAGGAACAACGCCATGGCGGCCGAGTACGACCGGGCTGCCAGCAAGGGTAAGGCTGcgaaggagggggggaaggcaacTTCATCAGGCGGGGGCGCCATTAGCGGTGACCCCTCCAACGGAAACACTTCCAGCGGCGACCCCCCCAATGGGGAGGAGGGCGGAACCCACCCAAGTGAGTGCATTTCCGCGTGGAGAAACGAGTGCCAGTTAATCAAAATAATTGAATTCACCCGGGAGAGGAAACTCATGAGCGTCATCGTAGAAAACAAGAAGAAGGATCCAATTCTCTACTGCAAAGGGGCCccagaaaatattataaaaaattgcaactaCTATTTGGTTAAGAATGAGGTAAAGCCGCTCACAGAGGAACTGAAGAGCCTCGTCTACACCCGAGTGAAGGGCATGGGCAAGAGAGCCCTACGCACCTTAAGCTTCGCCTAcaggaagatgaagaaaacgGATTTAAACGTCACCAACGCGGAGGGCTATTTCAAACTCGAGAGAGATATGATCTACCTTGGAGGTTTGGGAATTATTGACCCCCCAAGGAAGTACGTCGGAAGGGCCATCAACTTGTGTCACCTGGCTGGAATTAGAGTCTTCATGATTACGGGGGATAATATGGACACTGCCAAGGCCATCGCCCGGGAGATCAACATCCTGCGCGGCGACGACATGGATGAGGAGGCAGACCAGCCCGCCGCCTCGCCCAACCGTCGCAGCGGaagcggggttagcggcggaaGCGGCGTTGACAGCGTTGGCAGCCACAACTACAAACGCAAGTGCTGCTACAGCGGAAGAGAGTTCGAGGACTTCCCGCTCGACGTGCAGAAGGACATCCTCAAGAACAACCAGCGCATCGTCTTCTGCAGAACGGAGCCCAAGCATAAGAAGCAGATAGTAAAAATTCTGAAGGACCTCGGAGAGACCGTCGCCATGACGGGGGACGGGGTGAACGACGCCCCTGCCTTGAAATCTGCAGACATTGGTATTTCCATGGGAATCAACGGCACGGAGGTCGCGAAGGAAGCGTCCGACATCGTCTTGGCCGATGACAATTTCAACACCATCGTGGAGGCCATCAAGGAGGGCAGGTGCATCTATAACAATATGAAGGCCTTTATCCGCTACCTCATCAGCAGCAACATTGGCGAGGTGGCCTCCATCTTCCTCACGGCTTTGCTGGGCATCCCCGACAGCCTCGCGCCGGTGCAGCTCCTCTGGGTCAACCTGGTCACGGACGGCCTGCCCGCCACGGCTCTCG ggttCAACCCGCCCGAGCACGACGTCATGAAGTGCAAGCCCAGACACAAAAACGACAGCCTGATCAACGGCCTGACGCTGCTCAGGTACATCGTCATCGGCACCTACGTGGGCGTGGCCACGGTCTCCATCTTCGTCTACTGGTACCTCTTCTACCCCGACTTGGACGGCCACACCCTCGTGAGCTTTTACCAGCTCTCCCACTACAACCAGTGCAAGGCCTGGCCGGACTTCCAGGTCAACCGCGTCTACGCCATGTCGGACGACCCCTGCTCCTACTTCTCCGCGGGCAAGCTCAAG GCCAGCACCCTCTCCCTCTCCGTCCTCGTCGTCATCGAGATGTTCAACGCCCTCAACGCGCTCAGCGAATACAACTCCCTCTTTCAGATCCCCCCCTGGAGAAACATGTACCTTGTGCTCGCCACCATCGGGTCGCTGCTCCTCCATTTCATGATTTTATACATCCCCCCCCTTGCCAAAATCTTTGGCGTCGTGGCCCTCACGCCATATGACTGGCTGCTGGTCTTCATGTGGTCCTTCCCCGTCATCATCATTGATGAGGTTATTAAGTTCTACGCGAAGAGGCAGCTGAACAGGGGGCTGTCGCCCAAGCAGAAGATCGATTGA